From one Planktothrix agardhii NIES-204 genomic stretch:
- the ctaC gene encoding cytochrome c oxidase subunit II has protein sequence MKIPSSILTLLVGIGITLVSLWYGQNHNLLPVAATEQAAQVDGLFDIMMTISFGLVLLVEGVLVVAAIKFRRRPDDNTDAAPIHGNIPLEIVWTAIPAVVVLGIGIYSFEIYNNMGGLDPMASGQHSMHAHGKMNGAAIAAPLIDGQPPLAPRERGVGGKPELTQIALGIGASPSQEGKAAAVNVDVTGLQFAWLFNYKETGINAGELHVPIGQEVQLNMSAQDVIHAFWIPQLRLKQDTIPGRITELRFTPNKLGTYPIVCAELCGSYHGAMRSQMIVDTPEDYQAWVAENLVASNPDLQTAVAINPAELSEGEFLAPYANENQLSVNSEQLSVMRQLTVASSQQNLDFVSNTDY, from the coding sequence GTGAAAATTCCGAGTTCAATTTTGACCCTACTGGTGGGGATCGGGATTACTCTCGTATCTCTCTGGTATGGTCAAAACCACAATTTATTACCCGTGGCTGCCACTGAACAAGCGGCGCAAGTCGATGGTCTATTTGATATTATGATGACCATTAGCTTTGGCCTAGTGCTTCTGGTAGAAGGAGTCCTAGTAGTCGCGGCAATTAAGTTTCGTCGTCGCCCGGATGACAACACCGACGCGGCTCCGATTCACGGGAATATTCCCCTAGAAATCGTCTGGACAGCAATTCCGGCGGTGGTAGTTTTGGGAATTGGTATTTATAGTTTTGAAATCTATAACAATATGGGGGGACTTGATCCGATGGCATCGGGTCAACACTCTATGCACGCCCACGGCAAAATGAATGGAGCGGCGATCGCAGCCCCCTTAATCGACGGTCAGCCCCCCCTAGCCCCCCGTGAACGAGGGGTGGGGGGGAAGCCAGAACTCACCCAAATTGCCTTGGGAATTGGGGCATCTCCTAGCCAAGAAGGGAAAGCCGCGGCCGTGAATGTGGATGTTACCGGGTTACAGTTTGCCTGGCTTTTCAACTACAAAGAAACAGGCATTAACGCGGGGGAACTTCATGTCCCCATCGGTCAAGAAGTGCAGTTAAATATGAGCGCCCAAGATGTGATCCATGCCTTCTGGATTCCGCAATTACGGTTAAAGCAAGATACTATCCCCGGTCGGATTACAGAACTCCGGTTTACCCCTAACAAACTAGGAACCTATCCGATTGTCTGCGCCGAATTGTGTGGTAGTTATCATGGGGCGATGCGATCGCAAATGATTGTCGATACCCCAGAGGATTATCAAGCCTGGGTTGCAGAAAATTTAGTAGCAAGTAACCCTGACCTGCAAACAGCCGTTGCGATTAATCCCGCAGAACTCAGCGAGGGCGAATTTTTAGCCCCCTATGCCAACGAAAATCAGTTATCAGTCAACAGTGAACAGTTATCAGTGATGAGACAGTTGACTGTTGCTTCGAGTCAACAAAATCTTGATTTTGTTTCTAACACTGATTACTGA
- the ctaD gene encoding cytochrome c oxidase subunit I — protein sequence MAQAQLDLTANVPKPHHEEERRWQDFFGFSTDHKVIGIQYLVTAFFFYLVGGALATAVRTELATPDPDFVTPEVYNSLFTVHGTVMIFLWIVPAGGGLANYLIPLMVGAKDMAFPRLNTVGFWLIPPGGILLLASFLVEAPQSGWTSYPPLSLLSGQFGEEVWILSVLLLGTSSILGAVNFSVTIFKMRIPTMGLNDMPLFCWAMIATSALVLLSTPVLAAALILLSFDLIAGTSFFNPTGGGDPIVYQHLFWFYSHPAVYIMVLPFFGVISDVLPVHARKPIFGYQAIAYSSLAISFLGLIVWAHHMFTSGTPGWLRMFFMITTMIIAVPTGIKVFGWLATIWGGKLRLNSAMLFAMGFLATFVIGGVTGIMMASVPFDIHVHDTYFIVAHFHYVLFGGAVFGVFAAIYHWFPKMTGRMMNEPWGIVHFALTFVGTNLTFMPMHALGLMGMPRRVAMYDPQFTTLNQVCTLGSYILAVSTFPFLINAAWSWFKGPKAPDNPWEALTLEWMTSSPPPIENFLVTPVLKTGPYDYGSRKTLAIRQRLKQMTGDRPKEVGIPMSQAKSSTLFTDSGSTTVLEAEKDTNDQ from the coding sequence ATGGCACAAGCACAACTTGATCTCACGGCTAATGTTCCTAAACCTCATCATGAGGAAGAAAGACGTTGGCAAGATTTTTTTGGTTTTAGTACGGATCACAAAGTCATCGGGATTCAATATCTCGTCACGGCATTTTTCTTTTATTTAGTCGGTGGAGCCTTGGCCACGGCCGTTCGGACAGAACTGGCAACCCCCGATCCCGATTTTGTGACTCCTGAAGTCTATAACAGCCTATTCACGGTTCATGGCACGGTGATGATCTTCCTTTGGATCGTTCCGGCTGGTGGCGGTTTGGCCAACTATTTGATCCCCTTAATGGTAGGGGCGAAGGATATGGCCTTTCCCCGTTTGAATACCGTGGGTTTTTGGTTAATTCCTCCGGGGGGAATTTTGCTGTTAGCTAGTTTCTTGGTGGAAGCTCCCCAATCTGGTTGGACATCTTACCCGCCTTTAAGTCTGTTATCGGGCCAATTCGGAGAGGAAGTTTGGATTCTCAGCGTTTTATTGTTGGGAACTTCTTCGATTTTGGGGGCGGTGAATTTCTCCGTCACAATTTTCAAGATGCGGATTCCCACCATGGGATTGAACGATATGCCCCTATTTTGTTGGGCCATGATCGCTACTTCCGCCTTAGTGCTGTTATCTACTCCGGTTTTAGCAGCAGCTTTAATTCTTCTATCCTTTGATTTAATTGCCGGAACCAGTTTCTTTAACCCCACCGGGGGCGGTGATCCGATCGTTTATCAGCACTTATTCTGGTTTTATTCCCATCCGGCGGTATATATCATGGTCTTGCCCTTTTTTGGGGTGATTTCCGATGTGCTTCCGGTTCATGCTCGCAAACCGATTTTTGGTTATCAAGCGATCGCCTATTCCAGTTTAGCCATTAGCTTTTTAGGCTTAATTGTCTGGGCGCACCATATGTTCACCAGTGGAACTCCGGGCTGGTTACGGATGTTTTTTATGATCACCACAATGATCATTGCCGTACCGACTGGAATTAAGGTGTTTGGCTGGTTAGCCACCATTTGGGGCGGAAAACTGCGCCTGAATAGTGCCATGCTCTTTGCCATGGGGTTTCTGGCTACCTTCGTTATAGGCGGTGTCACCGGAATTATGATGGCGTCGGTTCCCTTTGATATTCACGTTCACGATACCTATTTTATCGTGGCCCACTTCCACTATGTTCTCTTTGGTGGGGCGGTGTTTGGGGTGTTTGCCGCTATTTATCATTGGTTCCCGAAAATGACCGGACGGATGATGAATGAACCCTGGGGAATCGTTCACTTTGCTCTCACCTTTGTGGGTACGAACTTAACCTTTATGCCCATGCACGCCTTGGGATTAATGGGAATGCCCCGTCGGGTGGCGATGTATGACCCCCAATTCACCACGCTGAATCAGGTCTGTACCCTGGGTAGTTATATTCTGGCCGTTTCTACCTTCCCTTTCTTAATTAATGCGGCTTGGAGTTGGTTCAAAGGGCCGAAAGCCCCCGATAATCCCTGGGAAGCCCTAACCCTAGAATGGATGACGTCTTCTCCCCCTCCGATTGAAAATTTCTTAGTTACCCCGGTATTAAAAACTGGGCCCTATGACTACGGTAGTCGCAAAACCTTGGCTATTCGTCAACGGTTAAAACAAATGAC
- a CDS encoding cytochrome oxidase assembly encodes MTQTLLHDPSLSTPQTQQNGSKAQDRIRRLVWKLSIATLLLMAVGSATRVMNAGLACPDWPLCYGKLVPTAQMNLQVFLEWFHRLDAAGIGLGAIALVGLSWWDRRDLPKWLPWAALFALALIIFQGVLGGLTVTQLLRFDIVTAHLGTALLFFTILLIIGCLLLPYQGAAGVGKLPEISLTAAILVYLQSILGALVGSQWALHQCLGTSQLCTVMNSHLFGVVPPTLATLILIVLVWRTSALHPKLRTLGNIAGVCLIAQILLGVATYKMRLQVEPLTVAHQAMGATLLGTLVCFSILALRDRQSSVISYQSSVISHQ; translated from the coding sequence ATGACCCAGACTCTCCTTCATGATCCCAGTTTATCAACCCCCCAGACCCAACAGAACGGCTCTAAAGCCCAGGATAGAATCCGCCGTCTGGTCTGGAAACTGAGTATTGCTACCTTACTATTGATGGCCGTGGGCAGTGCAACCCGAGTGATGAATGCTGGATTAGCCTGTCCTGACTGGCCCTTGTGTTACGGGAAGTTAGTGCCCACTGCCCAAATGAATCTGCAAGTCTTCTTGGAATGGTTTCACCGTTTGGATGCGGCTGGGATCGGACTGGGTGCGATCGCCCTAGTGGGATTATCCTGGTGGGATCGACGGGATTTACCTAAATGGTTGCCTTGGGCTGCTTTATTCGCCCTGGCTTTAATTATATTTCAAGGGGTTTTAGGAGGACTGACGGTGACGCAACTCCTGCGGTTTGATATTGTGACCGCCCATTTGGGAACCGCCTTGCTATTTTTCACCATTCTGCTGATTATCGGTTGTTTGCTGTTACCCTATCAAGGCGCGGCTGGGGTGGGAAAGCTACCGGAAATCAGTCTTACCGCAGCAATTTTAGTCTATTTACAAAGCATTTTAGGAGCCTTAGTGGGTTCTCAATGGGCTTTACATCAATGTTTGGGAACCTCCCAACTCTGTACCGTGATGAATAGTCATCTTTTCGGGGTAGTTCCCCCCACCCTGGCCACCCTAATTCTGATTGTCTTGGTTTGGCGAACTTCTGCCTTACATCCTAAACTCAGAACTTTAGGAAATATCGCCGGAGTTTGTTTAATCGCTCAAATTCTTTTGGGGGTAGCTACCTATAAAATGCGGTTACAGGTGGAACCCTTGACTGTTGCTCATCAAGCCATGGGTGCTACACTTCTGGGAACTTTAGTTTGTTTTAGTATTCTCGCCCTACGGGATCGTCAGTCATCAGTTATCAGTTATCAGTCATCAGTCATCAGTCATCAGTGA
- the ctaB gene encoding heme O synthase — MQEVIQTQVSRHHENILQVLQSYYQLTKPRIILLLLITTSAGMWLASKGEVDPLLLLVTLTGGALASGSANTINCLYDRDIDYIMERTRWRPIPSGRVKPIDALIFAIALAITSFTLLTVFANLLTACLALSGIVFYVLIYTHWLKRHSVQNIVIGGAAGAIPPLVGWAAVTGDLSWAAWLLFAIIFLWTPPHFWALAMMIRDEYKEVGVPMLPVIEGDEVTAKQIWIYSLIMVPSTLLLVYPLHTSGFVYGAIALILGVIFLQKAWQLLQSPSERDVARSLFKYSIFYLMLLCLAMVIDSLPVTNSMVMALSESLPMGLL, encoded by the coding sequence ATGCAAGAAGTGATTCAAACCCAGGTATCCCGACACCACGAGAATATTTTACAAGTGCTGCAAAGTTATTATCAACTGACCAAGCCTAGAATTATTCTGTTGTTATTAATTACAACCTCCGCCGGAATGTGGTTAGCCTCAAAAGGAGAAGTTGATCCCCTATTGTTATTGGTAACATTAACTGGGGGTGCTTTAGCGTCGGGTTCTGCTAACACCATCAACTGTTTGTATGACCGAGATATTGATTATATTATGGAACGGACTCGTTGGCGGCCGATTCCTTCGGGTCGAGTTAAACCCATTGATGCTCTAATTTTTGCGATCGCTCTTGCTATTACTTCTTTTACCTTACTGACGGTTTTTGCTAACTTATTAACAGCTTGTCTCGCCCTATCGGGAATTGTTTTTTATGTCCTGATCTATACCCATTGGTTAAAGCGTCATAGTGTCCAAAATATCGTAATTGGGGGAGCCGCTGGAGCGATTCCTCCTTTAGTCGGATGGGCGGCAGTTACCGGGGATTTAAGTTGGGCAGCGTGGCTATTATTTGCGATCATTTTCCTCTGGACACCGCCTCATTTTTGGGCTTTAGCCATGATGATCCGAGATGAATATAAGGAAGTTGGGGTTCCGATGTTACCTGTGATTGAAGGGGATGAAGTTACAGCTAAACAAATTTGGATTTATAGCTTAATTATGGTTCCCTCAACGTTATTGTTAGTTTATCCCTTACATACCAGTGGTTTTGTTTACGGGGCGATCGCTCTGATATTAGGGGTGATTTTCCTACAAAAAGCTTGGCAATTATTACAATCTCCCTCGGAACGAGATGTAGCGCGATCGCTGTTTAAATATTCCATTTTTTATTTAATGCTATTGTGTTTGGCAATGGTAATAGATAGTTTACCCGTTACTAACTCTATGGTGATGGCATTGAGTGAATCTTTGCCCATGGGATTGCTATAA